One window of Dendropsophus ebraccatus isolate aDenEbr1 chromosome 13, aDenEbr1.pat, whole genome shotgun sequence genomic DNA carries:
- the HAUS2 gene encoding HAUS augmin-like complex subunit 2: MAPEPGARTRHPHLRRRYGSPKGSFHNATSDWLPSPLALSFALYVSSCHFSCVYKLYEPGMATNPWDPVQPTAAALLIERCLGAGVLSQKALDQTWKETPCFSRVEELEKISALKAEINQKSLELEMLQLEKETADITHSFYLNQKYEALQAINSHLEAVLREKRSLRQRLIKPLCQENLPIEAAYHRFVSELLPLAVNFIEKLEVYIQNIRTIPQIPERAKNMDDALVRMEALEADLEQMTEQILTWREKQNKLLQGNFQGNAEESSSSIKETTSYLSIENLHRQ, translated from the exons ATGGCGCCAGAGCCAGGAGCGCGCACGCGCCACCCGCATTTACGGCGCCGCTACGGGTCTCCTAAAGGGTCATTTCACAACGCAACTTCTGATTGGCTGCCGTCACCCTTAGCGCTCTCTTTTGCTTTGTATGTGAGCAGTTGTCATTTCAGTTGTGTATATAAGTTGTATGAACCGGGAATGGCGACTAATCCCTGGGATCCGGTGCAGCCGACGGCAGCTGCGTTACTGATAGAGAGATGTCTGGGGGCTGGAGTGCTGTCTCAG AAAGCCCTTGACCAGACATGGAAGGAGACGCCGTGTTTTAGTCGTGTAGAAGAGCTGGAGAAGATCTCTGCACTGAAGGCTGAAATCAACCAG AAGAGCCTGGAATTAGAAATGCTGCAGCTTGAGAAGGAGACGGCCGACATCACTCATTCCTTTTACCTCA ACCAGAAATATGAGGCCCTACAAGCGATAAACAGCCACTTGGAGGCGGTACTGAGAGAGAAACGCAGTCTGCGACAGAGGCTGATTAAGCCGTTGTGCCAGGAGAATTTACCGATTGAGGCGGCTTACCACAG GTTTGTCTCCGAACTCTTACCGCTCGCCGTTAATTTCATTGAGAAGCTGGAAGTCTACATCCAAAACATCCGCACCATCCCCCAGATACCAGAACGGGCGAAAAACATG GACGACGCTTTGGTCAGAATGGAGGCTCTGGAGGCCGATCTTGAGCAGATGACTGAACAGATCTTGACAtggagagagaaacaaaataagcTGCTGCAGGGAAACTTCCAGGGCAACGCAGAAGAGAGTTCCAGCAGCATCAAAGAAACAACTTCTTACTTATCTATTGAAAACCTACACCGCCAGTAA